A single window of Synechocystis sp. PCC 7509 DNA harbors:
- a CDS encoding FitA-like ribbon-helix-helix domain-containing protein, with product MATLTIRNVPEELVDRIKRLAEQKGISMEQEVRDLLQSRYVQRSAAIERIRQRSETLPVQAASQLQEWKEQGRP from the coding sequence ATGGCAACACTTACAATTCGCAATGTGCCGGAAGAACTGGTTGATCGCATTAAACGGCTTGCAGAACAGAAGGGAATTTCAATGGAACAGGAAGTCCGTGATTTGCTACAAAGCCGTTATGTACAACGCAGTGCAGCGATTGAACGTATTCGCCAACGCTCTGAGACTTTACCCGTCCAAGCAGCTAGCCAACTGCAAGAGTGGAAAGAGCAAGGGCGACCCTAA